Proteins from one Lachnospiraceae bacterium KGMB03038 genomic window:
- a CDS encoding dihydroorotate dehydrogenase electron transfer subunit, whose protein sequence is MSKYKEHALVCSQEQIGTDIWSLWIQTGNIAREAGPGQFLSVYTGDGTKLLPRPISICEIDRERNRIRLVYRVTGPGTGTEQFSRMKAGDILEVMGPLGNGFPTDFKGTVFLVGGGIGIPPMLELAKEISADKKIILGYRDEQYLAEELKACGEVYIATEDGSAGTRGNVLDAIREGGLDADVICACGPTPMLRALKEYAAEKNILCYLSLEERMACGIGACLGCVCQSTEVDGHSNVRNKRVCKDGPVFLSTEVELS, encoded by the coding sequence ATGAGTAAATATAAAGAACATGCCCTGGTCTGTTCCCAGGAGCAGATCGGGACAGATATCTGGAGCCTGTGGATCCAGACGGGAAATATTGCAAGAGAAGCGGGACCGGGCCAGTTTCTGTCCGTTTATACCGGAGACGGGACCAAATTACTGCCGCGTCCCATCAGTATCTGTGAGATCGACCGGGAAAGAAACCGGATCCGCCTGGTATACCGGGTAACAGGTCCGGGTACTGGAACCGAGCAGTTCTCAAGAATGAAAGCGGGAGATATTCTTGAGGTAATGGGACCGTTGGGAAATGGATTCCCTACAGATTTCAAGGGAACGGTATTCCTGGTAGGCGGAGGCATTGGGATTCCGCCAATGCTGGAATTGGCGAAGGAGATTTCCGCAGACAAGAAAATTATCTTAGGCTACCGAGATGAGCAGTATCTGGCCGAGGAATTAAAGGCCTGCGGAGAGGTGTATATAGCTACGGAAGACGGCAGCGCGGGAACAAGAGGAAATGTGCTGGATGCCATCCGGGAAGGCGGCCTGGACGCGGACGTGATCTGCGCCTGCGGGCCTACGCCAATGCTGCGTGCTTTGAAAGAGTATGCCGCGGAAAAAAATATATTATGCTATCTTTCCTTGGAAGAGCGGATGGCCTGTGGGATCGGCGCCTGTCTGGGATGTGTCTGCCAGTCCACGGAAGTGGACGGCCACAGCAATGTCCGCAATAAGCGGGTCTGCAAAGACGGTCCGGTATTCCTGTCAACGGAGGTGGAGTTATCATGA
- a CDS encoding dihydroorotate dehydrogenase: MNTKVKIAGVELKNPVMTASGTFGSGEEYSEFVDLNKLGAVVTKGVANVPWEGNPTPRIAETSSGMLNAIGLQNPGVDVFCKRDLPFLQKFDTKIIVNVCGHAPEEYLEVAERLSEEKIDLMEINISCPNVNAGFLAFGQDASHVEKLTAQIKRIAAHPVIMKLTPNVTDITEIAKAAEAGGADAVSLINTLTGMKIDVNRRTFALANRTGGLSGPAIKPVAVRMVYQAARAVKIPVIGMGGIASTEDALEFILAGATAVAVGTANFRNPRIAEEIADGIKTYMEHAKIDDIQELIGGVR; this comes from the coding sequence ATGAATACAAAGGTAAAGATTGCGGGTGTGGAGCTGAAAAACCCGGTTATGACGGCCTCCGGGACTTTTGGGTCAGGCGAGGAATACAGCGAGTTTGTAGACTTGAACAAGCTGGGAGCGGTGGTGACCAAAGGAGTCGCCAATGTGCCCTGGGAGGGGAATCCAACGCCCAGGATCGCCGAGACCAGCAGCGGGATGCTCAATGCCATCGGACTGCAGAATCCGGGAGTAGATGTGTTTTGTAAAAGAGATCTGCCATTTCTGCAGAAGTTTGATACGAAGATCATTGTGAATGTCTGTGGCCATGCGCCGGAGGAGTATCTGGAAGTTGCAGAACGCTTATCGGAGGAGAAGATCGATCTGATGGAGATCAATATTTCCTGCCCGAATGTAAACGCGGGATTTCTGGCCTTTGGACAGGATGCTTCCCATGTTGAGAAACTGACGGCGCAGATCAAACGGATCGCCGCACATCCGGTGATCATGAAGCTGACCCCAAATGTAACAGATATTACAGAGATCGCCAAAGCGGCGGAAGCGGGAGGGGCAGACGCGGTCTCTCTGATCAATACGCTGACAGGAATGAAGATCGATGTAAACCGAAGGACATTTGCTCTGGCAAACCGGACGGGAGGATTGTCCGGCCCGGCGATCAAGCCCGTGGCCGTTCGTATGGTTTATCAGGCTGCCCGCGCGGTAAAGATCCCTGTGATCGGAATGGGGGGCATTGCCAGCACAGAAGATGCGCTGGAGTTTATCCTGGCAGGGGCCACAGCCGTAGCCGTCGGGACCGCGAATTTCAGGAATCCCCGCATAGCGGAGGAAATCGCGGATGGCATAAAAACATATATGGAACACGCAAAAATTGACGATATCCAGGAATTGATCGGAGGTGTAAGATAA
- a CDS encoding DUF1538 domain-containing protein has translation MDFYRNKFKEKLKEALIAVLPTIGIVLLLSFTIAPIPPSILLLFLFGAVLLVIGMMFFTLGAELAMTPIGEKIGTRIAHSRKLGVVLLLCFILGFIITISEPDLQVLAEQVPSVPNLTLILAVAAGVGLFLMIAMLRMLFSRTLRSLLILFYLLVFGLAFFVPDDFLAVAFDSGGVTTGPMTVPFIMALGVGFAAVRSDKHAEDDSFGLVALCSIGPIMAVLILGFLYRPEDTAYTPSELPVIQDSVELWRCFAEGLPKYIMEIAVSLLPIVIFFAVFQVISLKIKKKPLLKIIIGMVYTYIGLVLFLTGVNVGFMPAGNYLGETIAGLSYRWILIPIGMIIGFFIVKAEPAVYVLKEQVEEITSGAIPGQAMALSLSLGVSASIGLAMIRVLTGISIFWFILPGYVIALCLSFFVPKIFTAIAFDSGGVASGPMTATFLLPFAMGACQAAGGNIVQDAFGVVAMVAMTPLITIQVMGVIYKYRFAHAEAAEAAAVSYLDAWADDDIIEL, from the coding sequence ATCGATTTTTACAGAAACAAGTTTAAAGAAAAGTTAAAGGAAGCCCTGATCGCGGTGCTTCCTACCATTGGAATCGTATTATTATTAAGTTTTACGATCGCGCCGATCCCGCCGAGCATCCTGCTTTTATTCCTTTTTGGGGCGGTACTCTTGGTGATCGGAATGATGTTTTTTACCCTGGGAGCGGAACTGGCGATGACGCCTATTGGCGAGAAGATCGGAACAAGGATCGCTCATTCCAGGAAACTGGGCGTTGTTTTGCTGCTGTGTTTCATCCTGGGGTTCATTATTACCATATCTGAGCCGGATCTGCAGGTTCTGGCAGAACAGGTACCGTCGGTCCCCAATCTTACATTGATCTTGGCGGTGGCTGCAGGCGTAGGATTATTTCTGATGATAGCGATGCTGCGAATGTTATTTTCCAGAACATTGCGCTCACTATTGATCTTATTCTATCTGTTGGTATTCGGGCTGGCTTTTTTCGTGCCAGATGATTTCCTTGCGGTTGCGTTTGATTCCGGAGGTGTGACCACCGGGCCAATGACGGTACCCTTTATCATGGCCCTGGGCGTTGGTTTTGCCGCGGTTCGAAGTGATAAACACGCAGAGGACGATAGTTTCGGACTGGTAGCTCTCTGCTCTATTGGACCGATTATGGCGGTTTTGATCCTGGGATTTTTGTACCGGCCGGAGGATACAGCATATACGCCGTCTGAACTTCCGGTGATCCAAGATTCTGTTGAACTTTGGAGATGTTTTGCGGAAGGACTGCCGAAATATATCATGGAGATCGCGGTCTCTCTTCTGCCGATCGTGATATTTTTCGCTGTTTTCCAGGTGATCTCTTTGAAAATAAAGAAGAAGCCGCTCCTAAAGATCATAATCGGAATGGTCTACACCTATATCGGACTGGTGCTTTTCCTGACGGGAGTAAATGTAGGATTCATGCCTGCCGGAAATTATCTTGGCGAGACGATCGCGGGACTTTCCTACCGCTGGATCTTGATCCCTATCGGAATGATCATTGGATTCTTTATTGTAAAAGCGGAGCCGGCGGTTTACGTGTTAAAAGAGCAGGTGGAAGAAATCACTTCCGGGGCGATCCCTGGACAAGCAATGGCGCTGAGCCTGTCGCTTGGAGTTTCTGCCTCTATTGGCCTGGCCATGATCCGTGTGCTGACAGGGATCTCTATTTTCTGGTTTATCCTGCCAGGCTACGTCATTGCCTTATGTCTTTCCTTTTTTGTCCCGAAGATTTTTACAGCAATCGCGTTTGACTCCGGCGGTGTTGCCTCAGGTCCTATGACGGCCACGTTCCTTTTGCCTTTTGCTATGGGAGCGTGCCAGGCGGCAGGAGGAAATATTGTGCAGGATGCGTTTGGAGTTGTGGCAATGGTGGCGATGACGCCGCTGATCACCATCCAGGTCATGGGAGTGATCTACAAATACCGGTTTGCTCATGCAGAAGCGGCAGAGGCCGCGGCAGTATCCTATCTGGATGCCTGGGCAGACGACGATATCATAGAGTTATAG
- a CDS encoding P-II family nitrogen regulator gives MNQIYVLGLITNRGMRERFLQFFKEYHIEVTFTTLGRGTAASSLLDFLGMEDTEKAIYLAVITRDTWQGLKKGLYTRMRIDIPGRGIAFLIPLSSVGGKKVLQYLTAGQKIEIEEESVLQNTEYELLIAIANSGYTETIMDAARSARAPGGTVIHAKGTGAEHAEKFLGISLAEEKEMVFIAVKTSRKKAIMKAIMEKAGADTKAGTVVFSLPITETAGLRMLDEMEED, from the coding sequence ATGAATCAAATATATGTATTGGGGTTGATCACCAACCGGGGAATGAGAGAACGGTTTCTCCAGTTTTTTAAAGAATATCATATAGAAGTGACCTTCACGACTCTGGGAAGAGGAACGGCTGCCAGTTCTCTTTTGGATTTCCTTGGGATGGAAGATACAGAGAAGGCGATCTATCTGGCAGTGATCACGCGGGATACCTGGCAGGGACTGAAGAAAGGGCTCTATACTCGTATGAGGATTGATATACCGGGAAGAGGAATCGCTTTTTTGATCCCGTTAAGCAGTGTTGGGGGAAAGAAAGTCTTGCAGTATCTGACAGCTGGACAGAAAATCGAGATTGAGGAGGAAAGCGTTTTGCAGAACACAGAGTATGAATTGCTGATCGCGATCGCGAATTCAGGATACACGGAGACGATCATGGATGCCGCCAGAAGCGCCCGCGCTCCCGGCGGAACGGTGATCCATGCCAAAGGAACTGGAGCGGAACACGCTGAGAAATTCTTGGGCATCAGTCTGGCGGAAGAAAAAGAGATGGTATTTATCGCCGTTAAGACCAGCCGGAAAAAGGCGATCATGAAAGCCATCATGGAAAAGGCCGGCGCCGATACCAAGGCGGGAACGGTTGTGTTTTCCCTGCCGATAACGGAAACTGCCGGCCTGCGTATGCTGGATGAGATGGAAGAAGATTAA
- a CDS encoding alanine:cation symporter family protein, translating to MFAEIISTISDLLYSYILIVLLLGVGIYFSIRTRFVQFRMFKESLRVVAQPGDDENGLSSFQALMVSTASRVGTGNIAGISTAICLGGPGAVFWMWLTALLGSASAFIESTLAQIYKHRAEDGSSYGGPAYYIQAALKKRWIGVLFAVTLIFTYMGGFNLVASFNIADSFRAYGFYDPKMTPIVIGVILALIFAASIFGGSKQISKITGVLVPLMGIFYLAVSLFIVVTHFQLIPQMFTDIFTNAFDFRAIFGGFAGSCIMQGIKRGLFSNEAGVGSAPNAAASAAVSHPVKQGLVQMLSVFIDTILICSATSFMLLCSGVAPDIDLAGMPWVQAAASNSLGGFGTIFITIALCLFAFTTLIGNFYYAEMGLKFLCGRNPGKLLLNIFRIIAAAIVLAGAMMEFGLVWNMADVLMGLMALINLPVIVILGAPAIRAMRDYTKQKKEGKDPVFKAADIQLKDKTDFWN from the coding sequence GTGTTTGCAGAAATCATCAGCACGATCAGCGATCTTCTGTACAGCTATATCCTGATCGTCCTTCTTTTGGGTGTCGGAATCTATTTTTCCATCCGAACCCGCTTTGTACAATTTCGCATGTTTAAAGAATCCCTGCGTGTCGTTGCCCAGCCTGGGGATGATGAAAACGGACTTTCGTCCTTTCAGGCCCTCATGGTATCTACCGCTTCCAGAGTAGGTACTGGAAATATCGCGGGTATTTCTACCGCCATCTGTCTGGGAGGCCCTGGAGCCGTCTTCTGGATGTGGCTGACGGCTCTTTTGGGAAGCGCTTCCGCCTTCATCGAGAGTACCCTTGCCCAGATTTATAAACATCGGGCGGAAGATGGCAGTTCCTACGGAGGCCCCGCCTATTATATCCAGGCAGCCCTCAAAAAGCGCTGGATCGGCGTATTATTCGCCGTTACTCTTATTTTTACTTATATGGGCGGCTTTAATCTTGTGGCTTCCTTTAATATCGCGGATTCTTTCCGCGCCTATGGTTTCTATGATCCCAAGATGACCCCGATCGTTATCGGCGTGATCCTAGCCCTGATCTTTGCCGCCTCTATTTTCGGAGGCAGCAAGCAGATCTCCAAGATCACCGGCGTACTGGTTCCGCTCATGGGGATCTTTTACCTGGCGGTATCACTGTTTATTGTAGTCACACATTTTCAATTGATCCCTCAGATGTTCACGGACATCTTCACCAACGCTTTCGATTTCCGGGCCATCTTCGGCGGGTTTGCCGGTTCCTGCATCATGCAGGGAATCAAGCGGGGACTGTTCTCCAACGAGGCCGGCGTGGGATCCGCTCCGAACGCGGCCGCCAGCGCGGCGGTTTCACATCCGGTAAAACAGGGACTGGTACAGATGCTCTCTGTTTTTATCGACACCATACTGATTTGTTCCGCCACTTCATTCATGCTCCTGTGTTCCGGAGTAGCGCCGGATATCGACCTTGCGGGAATGCCTTGGGTACAGGCCGCGGCTTCCAATTCCCTGGGCGGATTTGGAACAATCTTTATCACCATCGCTCTCTGCCTGTTCGCCTTCACAACTCTGATCGGCAACTTTTACTATGCGGAGATGGGCTTAAAGTTCCTGTGCGGCAGAAACCCCGGAAAGCTTCTGCTCAATATCTTCCGCATCATCGCCGCTGCGATCGTTCTTGCCGGCGCGATGATGGAGTTTGGACTGGTATGGAATATGGCCGACGTCCTTATGGGACTGATGGCTCTTATCAACCTTCCTGTCATTGTGATCTTGGGCGCCCCGGCGATCCGGGCAATGCGCGATTATACAAAACAGAAAAAGGAAGGGAAAGATCCCGTATTCAAGGCGGCTGATATCCAGCTTAAGGATAAGACTGACTTCTGGAATTAA
- the pyrE gene encoding orotate phosphoribosyltransferase has translation MEAYKQEFIEFMVESDVLKFGEFTLKSGRKSPFFMNAGAYVTGSQLKRLGEYYAKAIHETYGDDFDVLFGPAYKGIPLAVVTAIAYSELYGREVRYCSDRKEEKDHGADKGSFLGSKLKDGDRVIMIEDVTTSGKSMEETVPKVRGAADVTVKGLMVSLNRMEVGKGGEKCALDEIKELYGFETAAIVTMEEVVEYLYNRECQGKIVIDDTLKSAIDAYYEQYGAK, from the coding sequence ATGGAAGCGTACAAGCAGGAATTTATTGAATTTATGGTAGAAAGCGATGTGCTGAAATTCGGAGAGTTCACACTGAAAAGTGGAAGGAAATCTCCCTTTTTTATGAATGCGGGAGCCTATGTGACCGGTTCACAGTTAAAGCGGCTGGGAGAATACTACGCAAAGGCCATCCACGAGACCTATGGAGATGATTTTGACGTATTGTTCGGGCCGGCCTACAAGGGGATCCCATTAGCTGTAGTGACGGCTATCGCTTACAGTGAGCTGTACGGAAGAGAAGTGCGTTATTGTTCTGACAGAAAAGAAGAGAAAGACCATGGGGCGGATAAAGGAAGCTTCCTTGGCAGCAAGCTGAAAGATGGGGATCGCGTCATCATGATCGAAGATGTGACCACATCCGGGAAGTCCATGGAAGAAACGGTACCCAAGGTAAGAGGCGCCGCGGATGTGACAGTCAAAGGCCTGATGGTTTCTTTGAACCGCATGGAAGTAGGAAAGGGCGGAGAAAAATGCGCTCTGGATGAGATCAAGGAGCTCTATGGATTTGAGACGGCGGCGATCGTCACCATGGAAGAAGTGGTTGAATATTTATACAACCGGGAATGTCAGGGGAAAATCGTTATTGATGATACATTAAAATCCGCGATCGACGCATATTATGAACAGTATGGGGCGAAATAA
- a CDS encoding VanZ family protein, with translation MNSKKRKRIRGLGKVLFILYILFIIYFLIFSEWYGRTGVMEEYHYNLVLFKEIKRFWEYREQLGMFAVFTNLFGNVLIFVPFGFFMPMASKYRSFFSTLFYSFGLSLCVETFQLFSKVGSFDVDDLLLNTVGGVAGYIIFTVCAFIRRRYDHKKKNRNYRKR, from the coding sequence TTGAATTCAAAAAAAAGGAAAAGAATCCGCGGACTTGGAAAAGTTTTGTTTATTCTGTATATCCTTTTTATCATTTATTTTCTGATTTTCTCAGAGTGGTACGGACGCACAGGCGTGATGGAAGAGTATCACTATAATCTGGTGCTTTTCAAAGAGATCAAACGGTTCTGGGAATACCGGGAACAGCTTGGGATGTTTGCTGTGTTTACGAATTTATTCGGGAACGTGCTGATTTTTGTGCCGTTCGGGTTTTTCATGCCTATGGCGAGCAAATACAGAAGCTTTTTTTCCACGCTGTTTTACAGTTTTGGTTTGAGTCTGTGTGTGGAAACATTCCAGCTTTTTTCTAAAGTTGGAAGTTTTGACGTAGACGATCTGCTTTTGAATACCGTCGGAGGGGTGGCGGGATATATTATATTTACGGTCTGCGCGTTTATAAGGAGAAGATATGATCATAAAAAGAAAAACAGGAATTATAGGAAACGATAA
- a CDS encoding leucyl aminopeptidase, whose translation MTEERYRLAIGRIREMKKETSVNERFRDYFRKMAEFFIMIDELKESLESGSYQAASLAELEYWNKRLYQDILPENYEMSYGNPTFAAKRLGEDYGKILCFLYGEMRGAVVYAFEDRAEYLDILMELLIEVYNQFEETGLPEIRNIKDTIYWYASDYCDVFVADRIKEQVCPEESLAVKLILESDLTSPRYLYQFGEYISENERKTAEHLGNLDESVIQKMADTCTEGYRRGFVNTGKDLSKKASVNIRYVLGFERVIRKVIENFEAMGLKPIIYRSAVSALTKRQHLKIGYYGGIANKQYDYDHKDDQALFLDKQFAERKLEVIQSTYENYKKEAGEFAGPACMETFGEAPFSPEHKEEALKLTRRQEETARSLDSRQSQIANTYIPGDERSFTIVAYPVPEVGKRYEEIFDEIIRINTLDAALYESVQQTLIDALDQGACVHVLGAGENRTDLKICLHSLEDPGKETIFENCAADVNIPVGEVFTSPVLEGTNGVLHVTKVYLNELQYRDLEIRFSNGMIEDYHCANFERELENKEYIRENILHNHPTLPLGEFAIGTNTTAYVAARKYGIEEKLPILIAEKMGPHFAVGDTCYSWSEDIKVYNPNGKEIVARDNSISIKRKEDVSKAYFHCHTDITIPYEELGKIAVVTAQGQEISLLENGRFVLPGTEILNEPLKDADK comes from the coding sequence ATGACGGAAGAGAGATACCGGCTGGCCATTGGGCGCATCAGGGAAATGAAGAAAGAAACCAGTGTAAACGAAAGGTTCAGAGATTATTTCCGCAAAATGGCGGAGTTCTTTATTATGATCGATGAACTGAAAGAGAGTCTGGAATCAGGAAGCTACCAGGCGGCTTCCCTGGCGGAATTGGAATACTGGAACAAGCGGTTATATCAGGATATCCTGCCGGAGAACTATGAGATGAGTTATGGAAATCCCACATTCGCCGCAAAACGCCTGGGAGAGGATTACGGGAAGATCTTGTGTTTTCTCTATGGAGAAATGCGTGGAGCGGTGGTTTATGCTTTTGAGGACAGAGCAGAGTATCTGGATATTCTCATGGAACTTTTGATCGAGGTGTATAACCAGTTTGAAGAGACGGGACTGCCGGAGATCCGCAATATTAAGGATACGATCTATTGGTATGCCAGCGATTATTGCGACGTGTTTGTGGCGGACAGGATCAAAGAACAGGTATGCCCGGAGGAATCTTTGGCGGTGAAACTGATCTTGGAAAGCGATCTGACCTCGCCGAGATATCTCTATCAATTTGGAGAGTACATCAGCGAAAATGAGCGAAAGACGGCGGAACATCTGGGCAACCTGGATGAAAGCGTGATCCAAAAGATGGCGGATACTTGTACAGAAGGATATAGAAGAGGCTTCGTAAACACGGGAAAGGACCTCTCGAAAAAGGCATCTGTCAATATCCGTTATGTCCTGGGATTTGAACGGGTCATCCGCAAAGTGATCGAGAATTTTGAGGCCATGGGCCTCAAACCGATCATCTACCGGTCCGCGGTCAGCGCCCTGACAAAGCGCCAGCATCTGAAGATCGGATATTACGGAGGTATCGCGAATAAGCAGTACGACTATGACCACAAGGATGACCAGGCCCTGTTTCTGGATAAGCAGTTCGCGGAGCGGAAGCTGGAAGTGATACAGAGCACCTATGAGAATTATAAAAAAGAAGCGGGAGAGTTTGCCGGCCCGGCCTGTATGGAAACATTTGGGGAAGCTCCGTTCTCGCCGGAGCATAAGGAAGAAGCTTTGAAGCTCACCCGGCGCCAGGAAGAGACCGCGCGGTCTTTAGACAGCCGTCAGAGCCAGATCGCGAACACCTATATTCCGGGGGATGAGCGGAGTTTTACCATCGTGGCATATCCGGTGCCGGAAGTGGGGAAACGATATGAAGAGATTTTTGATGAGATCATAAGAATCAATACGCTGGATGCGGCCCTTTATGAATCGGTACAGCAGACGCTGATCGATGCGTTGGACCAGGGAGCTTGCGTCCATGTTCTGGGAGCCGGAGAGAACCGGACAGATTTGAAGATCTGCCTCCACAGCCTGGAAGATCCAGGAAAGGAAACGATTTTTGAGAATTGTGCGGCAGACGTGAATATCCCCGTCGGGGAGGTGTTCACCTCACCAGTCCTGGAAGGGACTAACGGGGTGCTCCATGTGACGAAAGTCTATCTCAACGAACTGCAGTATCGGGATTTGGAAATCCGGTTTTCCAATGGTATGATCGAGGACTATCACTGCGCCAATTTTGAGCGGGAGTTGGAAAATAAGGAATATATCCGGGAGAATATCCTGCATAATCATCCCACACTTCCCCTTGGAGAGTTTGCCATTGGAACGAATACAACGGCCTATGTGGCGGCTAGGAAATACGGGATTGAAGAAAAACTGCCGATTTTGATCGCTGAGAAAATGGGGCCTCATTTTGCTGTGGGGGATACCTGCTATAGTTGGAGTGAGGACATTAAAGTGTACAACCCCAACGGGAAAGAGATTGTTGCCAGAGATAATTCCATATCGATCAAGAGGAAGGAAGATGTATCAAAGGCTTACTTCCATTGCCACACGGATATTACGATCCCTTACGAGGAATTGGGGAAGATCGCGGTGGTGACCGCTCAGGGCCAGGAGATCAGTCTGCTGGAGAATGGAAGATTCGTTCTCCCGGGTACAGAGATTCTGAATGAGCCATTGAAAGATGCGGATAAATAA